The following nucleotide sequence is from Cicer arietinum cultivar CDC Frontier isolate Library 1 chromosome 2, Cicar.CDCFrontier_v2.0, whole genome shotgun sequence.
TTgagtataatatttaattatttgatgccactttattttttaacctatttattttttaaataaatttaaactttggaataatttttttaaagggtATGAATACCAAACTTCTTTTCTTGGGTATTTTACCAAAACATTATGCTACCATTTGTATTTACATGCATGTTCAACAATCTTATATCACTTAATGTGAATGATTGAAATGAttctttaattttgaattaaaaaaccTTACCATCTATATATAGGTTTGTCTATAAGAAAATTTTTAACTTGCACTTTGGAGTGCCTTTATATAtgcataaaaagaaaaagtaaaatagagaattcacattttaaaaaatacaatgatgTCTCGTGAATCTTGATTCTATTTTTGTAAACTTCATATTACCacatttttgtgtgtttttagtttcaaatgattttagtcactacaaaaataaaatccttaTTAATTTCTGACTCTCTAAAATTATCTCTTTTAATGctgcaattatttttttataatttatataacgactaataaatatacatatctCTATTAGATTATAAGATTAATATCGAAATGTTTAGAAAAAAAGTCTCAAACTTCTCTCTAAAATCAATTCCTTAACACCAATATTACAATATAGGTCGGAGTTATCAATATATGTGGTAATATTGACATTAAGTTTGATATAATCATGTTTAATTATTAACGTCAGTTAATTAAATATTAGCGCAATGGACTTaaaatttctaaatatataGACGATAAATTTCAGAGATCAAAATATTCTAGAAAACCAAAGGATGAATTTGAGagactattaataaaaaatatctatgcATTACTATGGAATTCATTTCAATCTCATAATAATAAATGCCTAATTTTCCTCCTGCTTATGATTTTTGTCCTaacaaaaatacatatatctTGTTGCAGTCAATGATGCCAAGAGTTCACAATCATGTAAGCTGTTTAATGTTAGTATGTACACTTATTAATGAAAACTTCAAGAGTGCTAATGAAGCAACTAATGAGACATTCAAACCATAAGGCACAAGGGCAATCAAAAAGCACAAACTAGCTATTTGAAATGTAATATGCAAATTGatgattttattttctcttaagTTATTAACTAGGAATTATGTGTTGTTCTTGCCAGAACTAAATATTGGTATAACTCTATATAAAGTTACAATTTATGTGAATTATATTTCCTTCCTCAGGAAACAATTGTAGTGCAAGAAGTAAGTTTCAATTAAAATGGTTTTCGTGATAAAAATAGTGAAGTAGGAATTTAAACTGTCTTTAAGGTGTATTAGAGtttgaaaaaaagttaaatcaaACTATAAAATTGGATCAATTAATAagaaataggtcagactcatatcttatatttttaaagtagATCAAACTCAGACCAACAAAACATATTTGATTTAGTTTATTTGTTTCTTAATTGCAAGGAATCTGCATTCATAGACAGATAAAGAGAGCGTGGGCAAAGAATTGAGtggaaaaaaatacatatattttcgattttatttctaattaatctcaacaattgattatttttttaataaatttaatggtGTATAAAAGTAGTCAATTAGTGAACTACTTATTTGATGGTTCATTGTAGACTTTTACTAGGTATTACTTATTGCGATCAATTTGGTAAATGGTTGGATTGTCCACTCACTCATATCCAGTATGATTTGGAGTTTAAGTTAAGAATTACACTATTCGTAAgttataataatatcaatagtAATAGTAAATTAAGAATTACACCAAATAATCGGATCTTTCACTAGCATATGTGGTGTGATATGTGGTGTAATTTGAGGTTATTGCTTCTCTTTAACTTTCCATGAGCaattgaacaagtgtttctccctaatataaatttgtgttttaaaaacaaGAGTTTGTGTTATTTGATACACAAATTTGACTTCAAATTTTTACAACAATTTGAAGGGTTAATTatatttaggctaaattacatttgtggtcctttaacttaatttcaggtaacgttttagttctttatcttttttccccgtcctttattcctaaaaatatcaaataaagtatgaaaatatgagtttatttgaagatttgcgttacgaaattgatgaaatttgtattatattgaagaatataattaaatttatgagttttgattgaaattttttttgaatttttgtatagaaaaggatatcattgttgaaattttaaaacataaaatatgtcacttaaaattaaaataaaagaccaagtcaaaaaaaaaagataaataattaaaacgttacatgaaattaaattaaaggaccacgacttatatttattaaatgacTACGAATATAAAAAATGTCAGCAACTTATTAATCATCATTGAAAGTTTTACATGAAAAGTTTGGTCTCATGGCATAAATACCACACCCTCTGTTTCTTCGTCCACATCATTTTTTGTtctcttttatattattgtgtttagtctttgattttatttatttattcatgacTTTGTAAAAAGCTGAAATAAAAAGtctctaaaatattatatttcaaaataatttttgtgaaATGCTTGTTAGTTAGTTAAATTAGTCACATAAGTCCATTTGCGTTTGCATTTGCATTTGCATTTGGGATGAGAAGAGAAACAGAGCATATCCATGGCAGCCGTTATACCCGTCATGTGTCGGTCTCAGCATAACACAGCAACCAAATGCTTCACTTTCTGTCTAGGGTTTTCCTCTCGTCTTCTTCTTATCAATCCTCATAAACTCACTAACCTTTTCTTCACCCCTTCCAAAAGGACCTGCACTACTCATGTCATTTCTCAAACTACAAAGGtatgtttcattttttctttcttcattattattatgttcacttaatttagattaatttctatttctattggTATGACTCAAGTTTGTATCTGTTTTCACTATGTTTGAATTTAAGTTTACAAATGTCATGTGATACAATTTGAATCTTACAGAGACCAACATAGTTTTCCAATGCAGGGGAAACAATCATAGGATGATAGGAGGAGTAATTGTTGTGTGTTGGGTTCCGcattaacaaaattgatttatgtttAGATAAGTTTAAGTGAAATAGACAATAAATTTgaacttaaaaatcacttttggAGTCAAAACCTACATATTCTATCTTTAAGTTATAATCAACTATAGAGGAAAAATCAATTCCAAATGAGATCACTCAAACAtgtttaaatcaattttatgtgTATAGAATCACTTTTGTCTCTTCCTACCGTGAAAACAAACATGCAAGAAGTAGAAGAGATAATATTGTTTGTGCAAAGTGGTAAAAAGTTGAAACTGAAGATTGCAGCAAACATGATCATGCTGTGACATGTAAGTTTAAGTAAATTTCGTATTGCATACTTTAGTTTAGTTAATTGAGCCTGCCACAACTGATTCATGTTTGATACTTTTTTCTCAAACATACATTAgatgaaatgaaatttgttTGGTTGATAATAATCAAAACTACTTTTGAATTTATAGTTTTTGACAAGATTATGAGATTTATACCGTAGTATAACAAATACGAGGTGaaatagtaaatgaaatttcCCCAAAGAAAAAGTGATAACCTTGTTACTTTTGTGTTCACCAACGTTTGAAGCCAAATCCAGATTAATGTTAAAATTCATTTAGCGTTGAGAAGTAATTTTTCTCTTAAATGTTTGCTGTGAATGATGAAATAAACATGCACTAACaatgtattatttttgttttttgttcatTTATAGGAAGAGATGTTGGTAGTTGTTGGGGGTGGTGCAGCAGGGGTGTATGGAGCAATTCATGCTAAGACTATTGCACCCCACTTAAATGTGGTCATTATTGAGAAGGGAAAGCCTCTTTCCAAGGTCTGTGACTGTGTCATATATTCCTCCTTTTGATTGCACGTGGAATGGATAACGCAATTTTGTTGTATTCAATGTTGCTGTTTTCTGGTTCtcttttgttttgttcttcTTCTCATGGTTTCATTCGCAGGTGAAAATTTCTGGCGGAGGCCGGTGCAATGTGACAAATGGGCATTGTGCTGACAATTTGGTAATCCTACTTTCCATGCAATGCGAAAAACACATAAGTTTTTTCATGGCATAGTCTGTTAACTACCTTTTAATTGTAGCACAACAGAACAATATTCTTCTCTTGATCATATGATTCAACGCTGCGATTTCACCCGATTCTACCATTATCCTCATATGCGTTGACTCTAAATTGTTGAGTACAAGCAAAATTGCCAAATCATGCGTTTTTACTATTAAAACACAATTATGACTACCGTGGCTTTATTTGGTTGTTTTGTTTGCTTAATACATGTCAACCTTCGCATCAGAGTAGGGTGGATGAACTAGTGGATTTTTTTGGGTGTGGCATGTGAGAAAAAAGTACTTCTAAAACTTAAAGGGAAGTTCAATCGTGCTACAGTGCTGTATGGAAAAACCAACAAGAAAAAAGTTTAATGTTTTGTTCTATCACTTGTATAAGGTGGATGGATAAAAGGAATGTTTTGGGTGTAACATTTGATAAAGAAAGTACCTCTCGAACTTTATGGAAAATTTTATAGCAcaacaattttttattgaaaaaccaaCAAGAAAGTGCACTTGGTGTTTAGTTCTgtcatttttgttattgttgattactTAATTTCAGTTATGTATATTATTAGTTAGGTTTTGTTCTACTTGCATCTGATTGCTTTATTGGTCTTTACTGAAATTGTATTTCGTGTTTGGAAGATGATTAGTTTGTAGACTTTGGCAGAAAACTACCCAAGGGGTCACAAGGAACTGAGAGGATCTTTCTTTAATGCGCACGGTCCAGTGGATACCATGTCTTGGTTTTCGTCTCATGGGGTGGAACTGAAGGTTGTACTTTGAAAAGCCTCTCGTTCAACATTTCAGTTTCTAGTGTATGTTTCTGATTTATGTTACTATCGACTGCTTATAGATTGAGGATGATGGTAGAGCATTTCCCGTAAGCAATAGCTCTTCTTCGATAATTGATTGTCTCATGTCTGAAGTAAAGCAAAGGGGAGGTATGTTGATTTAGTAAGAATGCTTTTGACTTCTTGCATAATGTGGATTCTGGTTCATGAAACATTGTGTTTACAACATTGTTGTCAATCGTGGATCGCAGAAGATATAGGAttgttcaaattccactacGCTATCGTGCTATAGTGCCGCTATAGTTGCTAAATAGCATACCGCAGAACAATagcagtttgttcaaattttggtATGTTATAGCGCCGCTATAGCCGCAACTTGataatattgttttataattacTACTGAGCATTCTGTAACTTGTTTCTTATGTGTTCATAAACCCTATCTGTGATCTGTCACTGTTACAACTATCTTTTTCTGAAGTTAAGTCCTGGTCTCTTGGTAAACTATTTTTGTAGCTGGTTCATTTTTCAGCTTTCTCTGCGGTCTGATATAAATATTAGTTCAAGAATCAGTTTTTCTATAGCCAAAATGTTATACACAATGGTATTATTGTTCCTTAGTTTAGGAATTACTTGTTAGATTTAAAATCCGAGTTAATTATCAGTTTTCTGTCCTATTTCATTTTTTCATGTATCTGTATAGTaagtagttttttatttattttttataatacataGTTTGTGAATTGAAGTTCATTATTATCTACTCTTTACTATGTTGATTAGTTCTACATTGACGTGAAGTATCCATTTCATGAAATGGATAATTTGTTGAAAACATTGCAAATGTTAAATTGCATAATCCCTATCAACATGAAATTCATTGATAAATTATTGGAAGTCATAAACATTCTTTTCATATCTGGACTTACATTGATGAACTTTCAAACTGTAAATTCTGAACTGTTTGTTCTCAATTAGTTTCTATGCAGACCAAAAAAAATGTAACTGCAGTGTCTGTGTTATCTGGTGGAAAATTCCTTCTTGAGATTAAGCAACTACCGGAAGGTTACGCAGAACATGTTGAAGCTGATTATCTATTGTTTGCTACTGGCAGTAACCGACAGGTTGTGGTCgatgattaatttatttgaattaagaTTCATGAGTTATATCAAACTTTTTAAATCAGTTTCTTTTTGTCATAGGGTTATGTACTTGCATCTCAGCTTGGTCATTCAATTGTAGATCCAGTGCCGAGCTTGTTTACATTCAAAATTGACGACTTGCGTTTGAAGGAGTTATCTGGTGTGAAGTATCAACCTTTGAAACTCTTGCATTCTAATTTGAAGAAACTTTCAAGTTCTAGTCTTTTTACACTTCTTTTGGACATAGCAATATTTCTGTATAGCTCTTTTCTGTAAAAGCATGTCTGTCTTAACATTATTGTCTTAACGTGAGTTGccataatttatttgtgaatgaTTGATAGAGGATAGGGCTGATAAGCCGTCGGTTTCGGTCACTTAATGGTCCCAAAAATCAATCTTTGAATAATCAATCTTAGGACCGGtgattatataatggtttcgtATTAACTGAAgtttcttttcttcttcctcatatttttttacttaattgtcACAGGTTACATTCCCTAAAGTTAAAGTGAGACTAAAATTGGACAGTCTCCAAAAGAATATGCCTCAGCTTACACAGGTATGGTTGCTTTGTCGTTGCTACATTCAAATAGTGAATAACATTTTAtgcataatattttgaaattttactaGGTTGGTCCCATGTTAGTTACACACTGGGGACTCAGCGGGCCGGCTGTTCTTCGGTTGTCTGCTTGGGCTGCTCGCTATCTGTTTAGTTCAGGTTACAAAGGTAAGCAAAAGTTTTTTTCCCTTCATGTGTTTGGAATCTCTAGAATCATTATGGAATTGAAATGAATTCTTGTATGAAACTGGTTTCGAATTATATGAGTTTGTTTAAGACTTCAATAAATTTCCAAATCATTGTGTgctataaattatttcaattcaACTATGGATATGTAACTTTTGTTAggatttataaattatttcaattcaactaaattctttttcaattttaaagtcTTCCATTGGATTGTTTTCATGGTCCCTTTCTTTCTCTTACagatattttgatcattttgatGCAGGTAAGCTTATTGTGGATTTTATTCCTGATGTGCATGTGGAAAGTTTGAAGACCGTTCTTTCCCATCACAAGCTTCAATTTGCGGTATATTatgcaaaaaaattataatatttgttgCTTAATAAATCCTTTAGTAACACTGGTTTTGTTTTTgtgtggattttatttgatactaAAACAAAAACCTTGTTTTGTCTTTATAGTTGGAATGTATAATGAGTCTAAAAAATGGAATTGCATTCTCTATGTCTCTATCTAATATCTTTGGTTGGTTTAGTATGGAGTTGTATCTTGCTAAAACAATTTTCCATTTCACAATTTGTTACTTTAGTTCAGAAGCTAGCATTAAGTTTCAActgaacaaaaattgatcatcGACTATAACTAAAGTAGTTAGACCACAGGTTATTACTTGTAAATTTCAACTGCGATATCATTCACTCAAAGATTGCATTTGGAATGATTGCAATTTGCAATATGCTGTTTTGTTTATGCCTTTGCAGAAACAAAAAGTGCTCAATTCGTGTCCTCCTGAATTTGGAATGTCAAAAAGATTTTGGAGCTATGTGTTGGAACGGCAGGTTTTAtaactatttctaattttttaatgtgtacATTTTAATTGTTGAGAATCTCGTATCATATGAAATAGTTTGAAAATGGATCGTGATCTGGTATCAGAGTATATTCATGATCTGTTGGACTACCAATGTCAGACCATTCAAGTCAAACACCAGATGCCAAATTTTGGGAGTGGGGCGTGTGTGTTGAGAGTTTCACATTAGATCAAATATAGCTTGATAAGTGTTTATAAGTGGGAGGCATCCCTCACCATTTATGGCGgttttgttgggttaaattaGGCCCAAGCCAAACTCTAAAATAGTATCAGATCCTACCCAAGATCCGTCAGGCGACTCAGGTCAGCACCAAGGGTGTGTGTTAAAAGTTCTACATTAAATAAGATATGACCTGGAATATTGTTTATACATGAGAGACATCATTTACCTTTCAAGGCAGTTTTGTAGGACTGAGTTAAGCACTCTAAGATCTAAGAgtgataaaaagaaaaattcttTACAAACTATATAAAAAGACTATTCCATATGCAGGGTGTAAGTGGAGATATCTTATGGGCCTCAATTTCAAATAGTTCATTGATGTCCATTGGTTCTTTGCTAAAGGACTGCACATTTGAAATTACAGGAAAAGTAAGATTCCCTAAAAttatttagtatttattttGTGAAGTATCATTGGTATAATAACGTTTTCTATTTTGTGCTAATAAAGGGTCCATTCAAAGATGAATTTGTCACTGCTGGTGGTGTTCCTTTATCTGAGGTTCTTTCTTTCTCACTATTTCTCCCCTTACCTTCCATTGGTTAGAAATATCattcaaatatgtttttttttttgttgttgaagattTCACTTAATACAATGAAAAGCAAATTTTGTTCAAATCTGTTCTTTGCTGGAGAGGTAACTTAaacttgtgtttttttatttgaatttttggagaagcatctataattttatgattatgGTGATCTAATTGATGTCTCTATTGCAGATACTGAATGTTGATGGGGTAACTGGTGGTTTCAATTTTCAGGTATAATACATGTGACTATAATAATGCAGTCTTCTTTGACAAATGGGTGTTAACCAATTATTATCCCAATTTTCATAGTTGTTCATAATATAATCTTGTATATGTCATATTCTTGGGTGTGTTTTATTACCACggaaaatatttttatgcttGTCGCTTACTCCATCCAGAattaaatataagcaaaaatagtaactgaaaagttgatgtatcttATCTTAAATTAAGATCAGATACAacaaattttcagttactattTTTCCCTATATTTTATTTCGGAGTAGATATTCTAATTGTGCAATTTCGTGTTTGCATATTTCTGTAAGATGGCATAAGCCCTATATGTTGGTTATATAGCATAAGTGGTAGAGAGAAATACATGTGAATTTCATCCAAAAAAGATGTTGATgcttattttttagaaatataataaCTTTATAGTGTTACATTGAAAGGTCAATGTATTGTTTTCAAATACATGAAATTTAACGGGCCTTCATTTAAAGGAAAATACTAATCATTTAAAGGAAAATACTAAACAGAAATAACTGTATGATTTGTAGTTATGAACTTTAACGGGTCTTCATTTATAGGAAAATACTAGTCATACATAATGGTGTGATTTTGTATTTTGTAGCAAAAAGAGATTATTCTATGtgtacttaataaaataaatatttgttacaaaaattaatataacaaataaGAATCCTTTAAGTATGTGTGAGTTCAAAACTCGGTACCGATGTGAGAACTTAGTTATTGGGTAATCATTAAGTATCTCTGAAACGTTGTTTGATCTTTGAAGTCTACCCTAACTTTGGCTAGTTTTAGAGTTCTAACTCACCTAAACTTTCAACAACAACCAAAATTTATCCTATTAGGTATAGTGGACTACATAAATCAAATGATGTCATAATGTTATGTCGTATACCAAATATTTAACCAAACCATTGATCTCAAGATCATTTTTGgcagttataatttttctagatCTTCCTCTGAATTAGTCAATTGAATAACGGGAAAAGGTAGCTCACCCAAACTCtatgtgataaaaaaataaaaaaggaatatTTAAACACCATAATTAAGCATAATTTGAGGGTCCAGTTTTTCCACGAACCACTAGTTCATTGACTCTACTAATTGATTGATGGAGTATTCAAGACTTAAGAGCTTCATCCATTTTCCTTTGTTGTGTACAGAATGCTTGGTCGGGAGGATTTATTGCAGGAACCACTATTGGTGGATTAGCACTTGGCTCTTGTGTCTAGGTTCAAAGTGAAAATTGATTTGTAATCTTTTCTAGATGTTCTAGATGGGTGGTATTGGAGTTGCATCATGCTTTTTTGGGCCAACTTGGTTTTTCCTTTATGGAAcaagtatatttatattattctttttggatttacttttcattttttttcctaatCATGAACAGTATAGTggatgatattttaaatttgaagtgTTATTATTGTTAGTGATTTCATCAATTACATAAACtctttgacaatttttttttggctCGTTAATTTAAGCTCACTCATTTTTTACTTGTGTAAATTAGTAATATGTACCTTTTTTGTTTTGAACAAAGAAATTTAATTATCTCTTTTAGAAATCAATGAGAAGTAAAGAcataatttacatttttaatttaatttctctcattgtcatttaaaatgaattgataaaattatccttcaattttacttatttaaaatgGTAAAGAGAGATTTTTGTGTCTGAATGAAAAGGTGTAGATTAACAACCTGCACCTCTTTTAagtactaataaataaaataaaatttataaaattattttttaattttacttacttaaaatattaaagagtttttttttttattaataaaaggTGTAGATTGCTAATTTAAACTTTAGTGAAAAGTaacaaacttcatttttttttaatctaataagtttatctttttttaaaaataaactatatttaAACATTTGCTCTATCCACTTAATTCGACACCTTAATTAGATTTTTGTTGTATCTTTAATGGGGTAAATTTTgtaacatatatacataaattttCTAAAAGTAATAAACTATTTGGTTTAGGCGGCGGAGTGTATAATTAGGACACGGAAATATGGTGATAGTGTATAGTTAGAGTTTAACTAATACGCAATGTCATCTTATAAAAGTGGTAGAAATACTTAatgaacaaaataataatatttgtgagatatatatatatatatatatatatatatatatatatatatatatatatatataatttttaacacTAGTAATGCGAagatattaaattcataatctATAACGTATTTGATAACAACTTCTGATTAAAcactaaaattttgaataaaaatatctagcaaaaaattattaaatggtctacaactattaaaatattaatttgattttaaccCTTCTCATGTTGGTTGCATGCAGacataatttaaaacaatttcaaaatgaattttgatCAACATGTCAATTAAACTAGTCATCATACATATATACTTCATTCTCTAAATAAAGTTTTATAAGATGGAATTATAACTTATAACTCATCATGTTAAACTAAcccatttaaaatattttagtaatgtTTTTGTTAGATATAATTAGATTTAATTagaaatgatttaaaataattataaattagttaTGATAATGTGGAATGTTGTTACATTAGTTATAAAGTACTACATAAAAGTACTAcatattttaattgtataataatttttatattaatcatttatttctttcttaaacTCAATGAACgggtttattaaattataacactAAAAAGGATAATAAATTTCTAAGGTGCAACATGTTAAATTAAGATATCTTGATTCTATCAACAACATATACGGTTGAATAACAAATGACAACTACAGCATAGTGCATcctaatttttaatgtaaaatacaaTTGATTTAACGAAAAAAGGAAgatgattaatttgtttatcactacaataataaaacggtaagaaaacaaaaagagcAAAATGGTAGAAAGGCTTGGAAACCTTTGAATCAACGATCTCATATGTGGGGACCTTGAAAAGCAACTAGACATATAATATTTGGTGCTTAACAGATTGTAACACATTCCAATACTATATATTTATCTCAATATATAATATTGGCTCTTTTGATACTTAATTACACTTTTAAACATGATTATATTTCcctcattttaaaatttgggaTTTTAATTCATATGGTTTAtaagtttttggaattttcTCCACAAATCAATTTgagatttatttttaagatatgTCATTTATCAATTGTTACTAATTCatgaaatttattaaattttagattaaatgaGCTGAACGCatataattaagtttaaattttaaaaacaatgatAATTATCCTCACAAGTCTTTGTCTAGGATAGTGACACAGAAAGCAGCTAGACATAAACGTAAAAGTTGGGCTCACTTGGATGCTTATTAACATAAGGaatcaaaaaattaaagttaaattgTGCACCTTTAACCTGACCTCTTCCCATATAGACTTACTTACATGAAAAAGTTTACCACACTTCTTTCGATTGCATATTCAAGAATCTCAAAACGTCCATTTCCTAACAACCACGAAGACCATGACAAAACCATATGACAAATCAACAAGAAGAATATTTTGTTATCtgcactttttttaaaacatataaaaatataagatgttttcttcttctatccactaatatttttaaaagtattcgaatacatcttTGCATTGATTAATTTGTACGTTTATTTT
It contains:
- the LOC101506908 gene encoding uncharacterized protein isoform X1, which gives rise to MAAVIPVMCRSQHNTATKCFTFCLGFSSRLLLINPHKLTNLFFTPSKRTCTTHVISQTTKEEMLVVVGGGAAGVYGAIHAKTIAPHLNVVIIEKGKPLSKVKISGGGRCNVTNGHCADNLTLAENYPRGHKELRGSFFNAHGPVDTMSWFSSHGVELKIEDDGRAFPVSNSSSSIIDCLMSEVKQRGVSMQTKKNVTAVSVLSGGKFLLEIKQLPEGYAEHVEADYLLFATGSNRQGYVLASQLGHSIVDPVPSLFTFKIDDLRLKELSGVTFPKVKVRLKLDSLQKNMPQLTQVGPMLVTHWGLSGPAVLRLSAWAARYLFSSGYKGKLIVDFIPDVHVESLKTVLSHHKLQFAKQKVLNSCPPEFGMSKRFWSYVLERQGVSGDILWASISNSSLMSIGSLLKDCTFEITGKGPFKDEFVTAGGVPLSEISLNTMKSKFCSNLFFAGEILNVDGVTGGFNFQNAWSGGFIAGTTIGGLALGSCV
- the LOC101506908 gene encoding uncharacterized protein isoform X2, with amino-acid sequence MAAVIPVMCRSQHNTATKCFTFCLGFSSRLLLINPHKLTNLFFTPSKRTCTTHVISQTTKEEMLVVVGGGAAGVYGAIHAKTIAPHLNVVIIEKGKPLSKVKISGGGRCNVTNGHCADNLTLAENYPRGHKELRGSFFNAHGPVDTMSWFSSHGVELKIEDDGRAFPVSNSSSSIIDCLMSEVKQRGVSMQTKKNVTAVSVLSGGKFLLEIKQLPEGYAEHVEADYLLFATGSNRQGYVLASQLGHSIVDPVPSLFTFKIDDLRLKELSGVTFPKVKVRLKLDSLQKNMPQLTQVGPMLVTHWGLSGPAVLRLSAWAARYLFSSGYKGKLIVDFIPDVHVESLKTVLSHHKLQFAKQKVLNSCPPEFGMSKRFWSYVLERQGVSGDILWASISNSSLMSIGSLLKDCTFEITGKGPFKDEFVTAGGVPLSEILNVDGVTGGFNFQNAWSGGFIAGTTIGGLALGSCV